A stretch of Fusarium poae strain DAOMC 252244 chromosome 2, whole genome shotgun sequence DNA encodes these proteins:
- a CDS encoding hypothetical protein (BUSCO:1849at5125), producing MAAIDALLEGEAQEIDQRQPSTQDPVELKRHLEELLLSPSPEFSPEWLNRLQQRWTFEADYTSLYKVAPPHTRTLTRFQRHGLEGRVTGYKNVTVPANSATAKNSTSLSRKPANRADFVRGAAGFFPFAPGGLEGIEATAAFEDSVHTGGVAEPGSTGNKLERVIQLGNEGGLLEIAPGMSRGIDFAKKKTSVSQEDANAVKEVLEEEPEEAKVGPEDEEISPDTATPELNTDSGEGGDDIDDILPVEFPALEPHGVLAASSARKAGREWAHMVDINHDMSNFRELVPDMAREWPFELDTFQKEAVYHLENGDSVFVAAHTSAGKTVVAEYAIALAAKHMTKAIYTSPIKALSNQKFRDFRQTFDEVGILTGDVQINPEASCLIMTTEILRSMLYRGADIIRDVEFVIFDEVHYVNDFERGVVWEEVIIMLPEHVSLILLSATVPNTKEFASWVGRTKQKDIYVISTPKRPVPLEHYLWAGKDIHKIVDSEKKFIEKGWKDAHFAIQGRDKQKPAETTVAARGGNPRGNQRGGTQRGGPQRGGRGGGQQRGGNQQRGRGGPPRASHTPGHMGRGGRAGGFTSVAQDKNLWVHLVQYLKKQTLLPACIFVFSKKRCEENADALSNQDFCTASEKSHIHMIIEKSVARLKPDDRQLPQIIRLRELLSRGIAVHHGGLLPIVKELVEILFARTLVKVLFATETFAMGLNLPTRTVVFSGYRKHDGHSFRNLLPGEYTQMAGRAGRRGLDTVGSVIIVPPGGLDDAPPVADLRNMILGEPSKLRSQFRLTYNMILNLLRVEALKIEEMIKRSFSEHATQQLLPEHEKDVKLAQADLAKVKRDSCEICNVSMDECHQASQDFKRLTFDLYKGLLAIPIGRRMFSQHRLVVFNWDGIRSVGILLADGISNKGTSEDPTLHICAIKSLRDRRDATDQLPFIPAFRKYFHELPKSKKRVQTKTLHVPLSDVECLTRWVTKGIVPEIFQGGDGYHQAKDRLQELCGSWDDRLEELDLSRIKQLQLQEIVETRVDLVKTISNSPAERCSEFLKHFAMCHDEWLIKEHISQLKQSLSDQNLQLLPDYEQRVQVLKELGFIDDATRIQLKGKVACEIHSGDELVLTELILDNVLADYEPAEIAALLSAFVFQEKTDMEPSLTGNLERGKETIVAISEKVNDVQTRLQVIQSADDSNDFVSRPRFGLMEVVYEWARGMSFKNITGLTDVLEGTIVRTITRLDETCREVKNAARIVGDPELYQKMQQAQEMIKRDITAVASLYM from the exons ATGGCTGCTATAGATGCTCTCCTTGAGGGGGAAGCTCAAGAGATCGACCAGCGACAACCTTCGACCCAGGATCCTGTTGAGCTCAAGCGTCATCTAGAGGAGCTACTCCTCTCGCCTTCACCAGAGTTCTCGCCAGAATGGCTGAACCGTCTACAACAGCGATGGACCTTCGAGGCTGATTATACATCTCTGTACAAAGTTGCACCACCACACACTCGAACACTTACTAGATTCCAGCGTCATGGACTGGAAGGCCGCGTTACAGGCTACAAGAACGTCACGGTTCCTGCCAACAGTGCCACAGCCAAGAATTCGACCAGTCTTTCGAGAAAGCCTGCGAACCGCGCTGATTTTGTGAGAGGAGCTGCCGGCTTCTTCCCGTTCGCACCTGGTGGTCTTGAAGGCATTGAGGCGACAGCAGCATTCGAGGACTCCGTTCACACAGGAGGTGTCGCAGAGCCAGGCAGCACTGGGAACAAACTGGAACGAGTCATACAGCTCGGTAACGAAGGCGGGCTGTTGGAGATTGCACCTGGAATGAGCCGAGGCATTGACTTTGCGAAGAAAAAGACAAGTGTCAGTCAAGAGGATGCAAATGCTGTCAAGGAAGTCCTTGAGGAGGAACCCGAGGAAGCCAAGGTTGGTCctgaggatgaagaaattTCACCAGATACCGCTACGCCAGAGCTAAACACAGACTCTGGAGAGGGTGGGGATGATATCGACGATATCTTGCCAGTAGAATTCCCTGCTCTAGAGCCCCATGGAGTCCTCGCAGCTTCGAGTGCTCGCAAAGCTGGCCGTGAGTGGGCGCACATGGTTGACATCAACCACGATATGTCCAATTTTAGAGAGCTTGTACCTGATATGGCTAGAGAGTGGCCATTTGAACTCGACACTTTCCAAAAGGAAGCAGTATACCACTTGGAAAATGGCGATTCGGTTTTTGTTGCAGCGCACACATCGGCTGGTAAAACTGTTGTAGCAGAGTACGCGATTGCGCTGGCTGCTAAGCATATGACGAAAGCAATTTATACCTCACCCATCAAGGCGCTGAGCAATCAAAAGTTCCGCGATTTCCGACAAACATTTGATGAGGTGGGTATCCTCACTGGCGATGTTCAGATCAATCCTGAGGCCAGCTGCCTGATCATGACGACGGAAATCCTTCGAAGCATGCTTTACCGGGGCGCTGATATTATTCGAGATGTCGAGTTCGTTATCTTTGATGAAGTGCATTACGTCAACGACTTTGAACGAGGCGTTGTCTGGGAAGAAGTTATCATAATGTTGCCTGAGCACGTGTCACTCATCCTATTATCAGCGACTGTTCCGAACACTAAGGAATTCGCCTCTTGGGTTGGTCGAACGAAACAGAAGGATATCTACGTTATCTCTACCCCGAAGAGACCCGTGCCCCTTGAGCATTACCTTTGGGCTGGGAAAGACATCCATAAGATTGTGGATTCGGAAAAGAAGTTCATCGAAAAGGGCTGGAAAGATGCACACTTTGCTATTCAGGGAAGAGACAAGCAAAAGCCTGCGGAGACTACTGTTGCTGCGCGTGGAGGTAACCCTCGGGGCAACCAACGCGGTGGCACTCAAAGAGGAGGGCCTCAACGAGGCGGACGAGGCGGAGGCCAACAAAGGGGAGGAAACCAGCAGCGTGGTCGCGGAGGGCCACCTCGCGCAAGTCATACACCTGGCCATATGGGCCGTGGCGGTCGTGCAGGTGGCTTCACATCTGTTGCGCAGGACAAGAATCTCTGGGTCCACCTCGTTCAATATCTCAAGAAGCAAACCCTACTTCCAGCCTGTATATTCGTGTTCTCGAAGAAGCGATGTGAAGAGAACGCCGATGCTCTTAGCAACCAAGATTTCTGCACAGCATCTGAGAAAAGCCATATTCACATGATCATCGAGAAGTCAGTCGCGCGGCTGAAGCCAGATGACAGGCAGCTCCCGCAGATTATCAGGCTGAGGGAACTGTTGAGCAGAGGTATCGCTGTTCATCATGGTGGACTGTTGCCCATTGTGAAAGAATTAGTCGAAATCCTCTTTGCTCGGACACTAGTGAAAGTGCTGTTTGCCACCGAGACGTTTGCCATGGGCCTGAACCTCCCTACACGCACGGTAGTCTTCTCGGGATACCGCAAACATGACGGACACTCGTTCCGAAACCTGCTGCCTGGAGAGTACACCCAAATGGCTGGCCGGGCTGGCCGTCGTGGTTTGGACACTGTTGGATCTGTCATCATTGTACCACCGGGGGGTCTTGATGATGCCCCCCCCGTTGCAGACCTGCGTAACATGATCTTGGGAGAACCTTCAAAGCTACGCTCGCAATTCCGGTTGACATACAACATGATCCTGAATCTACTTCGAGTAGAGGCATTGAAGATTGAGGAGATGATAAAGCGCAGTTTCTCTGAACACGCCACTCAGCAGTTGCTTCCTGAGCATGAGAAGGATGTAAAACTAGCACAAGCAGATCTGGCAAAAGTCAAGCGAGACTCTTGTGAGATCTGTAATGTTTCAATGGACGAATGCCACCAAGCTTCCCAGGACTTCAAAAGGCTCACATTCGACCTCTATAAGGGCTTGTTGGCCATCCCTATAGGACGAAGGATGTTTTCTCAGCATCGTCTTGTGGTGTTTAACTGGGACGGCATCCGTTCAGTTGGCATTCTTTTGGCAGACGGAATTAGTAATAAGGGCACGTCGGAAGATCCAACACTCCACATATGCGCCATCAAGTCCCTTCGAGACCGACGCGACGCCACCGACCAGCTCCCGTTCATTCCTGCATTCCGAAAATACTTCCATGAGCTCCCGAAGAGCAAGAAGCGGGTGCAAACCAAAACCCTTCATGTCCCGCTGAGCGACGTAGAATGCCTTACAAGATGGGTAACGAAGGGCATTGTCCCTGAGATTTTCCAGGGTGGAGATGGCTACCATCAAGCGAAGGATCGCCTGCAAGAACTATGTGGCTCATGGGACGATAGATTAGAAGAGCTGGATTTGTCTCGAATCAAGCAATTACAGCTTCAGGAGATTGTAGAGACGAGGGTTGATTTGGTCAAGACGATATCGAACTCACCTGCTGAGAGGTGCTCGGAGTTTTTGAAGCAT TTTGCCATGTGTCACGATGAATGGCTCATCAAGGAGCATATCTCTCAGCTAAAGCAATCTTTATCGGATCAAAATCTGCAGCTTCTGCCCGATTACGAGCAGCGAGTTCAAGTACTCAAAGAGCTTGGTTTCATTGATGACGCCACTCGTATTCAGCTCAAAGGCAAGGTTGCGTGTGAAATCCATTCCGGTGATGAGTTGGTTCTTACTGAGCTCATTCTCGACAATGTCCTTGCCGACTACGAACCAGCTGAAATTGCCGCCCTCCTGTCCGCCTTTGTGTTCCAAGAAAAGACTGACATGGAACCGTCTTTGACTGGCAACCTCGAGCGTGGAAAGGAAACCATTGTCGCTATTTCCGAGAAAGTCAACGATGTACAAACTCGATTGCAAGTGATTCAGTCTGCTGATGACTCCAACGATTTCGTGTCTCGGCCACGATTCGGCCTAATGGAGGTGGTGTACGAGTGGGCTCGGGGCATGAGCTTTAAGAACATCACCGGGTTAACCGACGTTCTGGAGGGTACTATTGTGCGAACGATTACACGACTAGATGAGACGTGCCGTGAAGTAAAGAATGCGGCCAGGATTGTGGGTGATCCAGAGCTGTATCAGAAGATGCAGCAGGCTCAGGAGATGATCAAGAGGGATATCACAGCAGTGGCAAGTCTTTACATGTAA
- a CDS encoding hypothetical protein (BUSCO:36986at5125) yields the protein MEYQQTLPIDKLQHSPAESLMSIPGDSFTSLFDVTTPSATSTMNPMEMMTPKSFTDDQIPSSLPQIKQEEDMSTPSPSPAPEKKTTKKRKSWGQVLPEPKTNLPPRKRAKTEDEKEQRRVERVLRNRRAAQSSRERKRQEVEALEKRNQELEQAVMAAEQANAKLMMELEQIRRSGAVSYSPSVLDSFRVNPSLSQELFSSQHTHEPIEGLVSSNTTVDPTALSPVLSPVAESSDETADQEPSNEAKPELTESTSPDLTQLSQVGGDAQVVPSAANLDAANLGLAPALPGDAAFSLGNSDLLPTSLDADRYVLENGYLSSSDSSIIGDDNMVGDAPAFNLNDDFDISLWLNDDSAISPESMATSDFAAAIQGLEPKIYEPENQVSSENPIQQPHPGASTQGCDVGGIAVGV from the exons ATGGAATACCAACAAACCTTGCCTATCGATAAGCTCCAACACTCGCCCGCCGAGTCTCTTATGTCGATTCCAGGGGACAGCTTCACATCACTGTTCGACGTCACCACGCCCAGTGCCACTTCAACCATGAACCCAATGGAGATGATGACCCCCAAGTCTTTCACAGACGACCAGATCCCTTCATCTCTTCCTCAGATTaagcaggaggaggacaTGTCAACTCCATCACCATCTCCTGCCCctgagaagaagacaaccAAGAAGCGAAAGTCGTGGGGTCAGGTCCTTCCTGAGCCCAAGACAAATCTCCCACCTAG AAAACGAGCGAAGACTGAAGACGAAAAGGAGCAGCGCCGCGTTGAGCGTGTTCTTCGAAACCGCCGCGCTGCGCAGTCTTCTCGTGAACGCAAGAGACAAGAGGTGGAGgctcttgaaaagagaaatcAGGAGCTCGAACAAGCCGTCATGGCGGCCGAACAAGCCAACGCTAAACTTATGATGGAACTCGAGCAGATCCGACGGTCTGGAGCTGTCTCATACTCCCCCTCGGTTTTAGACTCTTTCCGAGTCAACCCTTCACTATCACAGGAGCTTTTTAGCTCCCAGCACACCCACGAACCTATCGAAGGATTAGTGTCCTCCAACACCACTGTCGACCCTACAGCACTTTCCCCCGTTTTGTCACCAGTGGCTGAAAGCTCCGATGAGACTGCCGACCAAGAGCCATCAAATGAGGCCAAGCCGGAACTGACTGAAAGCACCTCTCCCGACCTGACACAAC TGTCACAAGTCGGCGGAGATGCCCAAGTCGTCCCTAGTGCCGCCAACCTCGATGCCGCCAACCTCGGCCTGGCTCCCGCCCTTCCAGGTGATGCTGCTTTCAGCCTTGGCAACTCTGACCTTCTGCCAACGTCCCTTGACGCAGATCGCTATGTCCTTGAAAACGGGTATCTCTCTTCATCCGACTCCTCAATTATTGGCGACGATAATATGGTTGGTGACGCTCCCGCGTTCAACCTCAACGACGACTTCGACATCAGCCTCTGGCTCAACGACGACAGTGCCATCTCCCCAGAGTCTATGGCAAcgagcgacttcgccgctgCGATCCAGGGCCTCGAGCCCAAGATCTACGAACCTGAGAATCAAGTCTCTTCGGAAAATCCTATCCAGCAGCCCCATCCTGGCGCGTCCACTCAAGGATGCGACGTTGGTGGCATTGCGGTTGGTGTCTGA
- a CDS encoding hypothetical protein (BUSCO:34077at5125), giving the protein MDSISTEPSMNLPVIDLDVYLNNPVNSEAVQEECRKAAGALITYGALVLHDSRVSEKDNSTFLDILEDYFAQPVEILKKDEKPELSYQIGVTLENTEKPKCAVDEPCLDVIQRLDPSQRPLDITAHSPDPKCRFFWRMGEQPPFETEFPGLNAANVVPEASHIKDRWEPAMNQWGTSMKSAVSKLAEMAAVGLDMPAQFFSDAGKYGPHLLAPTASDLTKYGQKDTILAGFHTDLNFLTIHGRSRYPGLHIWARNTGNRIAVKIPPGNYLLVQAGKQLEHITGGLIKAGFHEVIVSDKTVETIEKRKREFPDRPLVRISSTLFWHLGSDVDLTPIPKLAARAKEVRERQKELGRDEGRGSEYPPMKVGHQVQAELKHIALMT; this is encoded by the exons ATGGACTCAATCTCAACAGAACCCTCCATGAACCTGCCTGTGATCGACCTTGATGTCTACCTCAACAATCCTGTCAACTCGGAGGCCGTACAAGAAGAATGTCGCAAAGCAGCCGGTGCCCTTATCACCTACGGAGCCCTTGTACTTCACGACAGCCGCGTCTCAGAAAAAGATAACTCAACTTTCCTTGACATTCTTGAGGATTACTTTGCACAGCCCGTGGAAATCCTCAAGAAGGATGAGAAGCCTGAGCTCAGCTATCAGATTGGCGTCACGCTAGAAAACACCGAAAAGCCAAAGTGTGCAGTTGATGAGCCTTGCTTGGATGTTATCCAGAGACTTGACCCATCGCAGAGACCACTGGACATCACAGCACACTCTCCTGATCCAAAATGCAGGTTCTTTTGGAGGATGGGTGAGCAGCCGCCCTTCGAGACTGAGTTCCCTGGATTGAACGCCGCAAACGTTGTGCCAGAAGCCTCTCACATCAAGGACCGTTGGGAGCCAGCCATGAATCAGTGGGGAACATCTATGAAGAGCGC TGTCTCCAAACTTGCCGAAATGGCTGCAGTTGGTCTTGACATGCCAGCTCAGTTCTTCAGTGATGCTGGAAAATATGG ACCTCACCTTCTTGCTCCCACAGCTTCAGATTTAACCAAGTATGGCCAGAAGGATACCATACTCGCTGGGTTCCATACCGACCTCAACTTTCTCACCATTCATGGGCGCTCCCGCTACCCCGGTCTTCACATTTGGGCTCGCAACACCGGAAATCGGATTGCAGTAAAGATTCCACCTGGGAACTACTTATTGGTCCAGGCGGGCAAACAACTCGAGCACATCACCGGTGGGCTCATCAAGGCTGGTTTCCATGAAGTGATCGTCAGCGATAAGACTGTCGAGACGATCGAGAAGAGGAAGCGCGAATTCCCTGACAGGCCTCTTGTCAGGATCTCAAGCACCCTGTTCTGGCATCTGGGAAGTGACGTTGACCTGACACCTATACCCAAGCTTGCGGCGAGAGCGAAGGAAGTCAGAGAGCGCCAGAAGGAACTGGGAAGAGACGAAGGGCGGGGGTCTGAGTACCCCCCTATGAAGGTTGGACACCAAGTACAGGC AGAACTGAAGCACATTGCCTTGATGACTTGA
- a CDS encoding hypothetical protein (BUSCO:56004at5125), whose product MPTLDSDPANGLDNYDVADLSDDPFASPPPEAFNKKRKEPDSGLGIDEEVDVKKRARAPTVKLDEERLLGAKGIPKLRQRAQDLKIKGKGHEFSDASRLLSFYQLWLDDLFPKAKFLDALSMVEKAGHKKRVMIARNEYVNESKPKDTAVDDEGEDIFGQDSTSRPTDEAIRPRTPEQDRDVPDDDDLYDATPRSSRPIVPIRDDAPEEEDLEALIAEIEVRDIAQKARLTPKEPDEDDLNALMVEAGSPDHTTKRDVQRRTENSKSMNAYEDDEAAMQEMDGLW is encoded by the exons ATGCCAACATTAGACTCCGATCCAGCCAACGGTTTAGACAACTACGACGTCGCTGACCTGTCAGACGATCCTTTCGCATCTCCCCCACCTGAAGCATTcaacaagaagcgcaaggaaCCAGATTCGGGACTTGGAATTGATGAAGAGGTTGATGTCAAGAAACGTGCCCGAGCTCCCACTGtcaagcttgatgaagaaAG GCTACTTGGCGCTAAAGGAATACCCAAACTAAGGCAGAGAGCACAAGACCTGAAGATCAAGGGCAAAGGCCATGAG TTTTCAGATGCCTCGCGACTCCTATCCTTCTATCAATTATGGCTTGATGATCTTTTCCCAAAAGCCAAATTTCTCGACGCTCTGAGCATGGTAGAAAAGGCAGGCCACAAAAAGCGAGTCATGATTGCACGCAACGAATACGTCAACGAGAGTAAACCCAAGGATACTGCGGTCGACGATGAAGGGGAGGATATTTTCGGTCAGGATAGCACTTCGAGACCCACGGATGAAGCGATTAGACCAAGAACGCCAGAGCAAGACCGAGACGTACCAGATGATGACGATCTATATGACGCGACACCAAGGTCTTCTCGGCCAATTGTGCCGATCCGAGACGATGCccctgaagaagaggatCTTGAAGCCCTAATCGCAGAGATAGAGGTTCGGGACATAGCCCAAAAAGCGAGGCTTACACCAAAAGAACCAGATGAGGATGATCTGAATGCTCTCATGGTAGAAGCTGGGAGTCCAGATCACACAACAAAGAGAGATGTGCAGAGACGGACAGAGAACAGCAAAAGCATGAATGCctacgaagacgacgaagcAGCAATGCAGGAGATGGATGGTCTATGGTAG
- a CDS encoding hypothetical protein (BUSCO:55720at5125), producing MSNRQMARDMQVEFQARFQAKQARREAQKAAKQDPILKKQIQDLLKKGETQKAYQKAKMLLSKQALAQQMDQMADMAELSAAQIQANNSMNRMTQMMAQSSRTMNVAQKNTNPEKTLVTLEQFKQQNEEYAMSNGIYQDAITQSTSTQVGEDAVHELLGKLADDAGLELSKELSQATPSNAEPAQTNEPSAEEEDKLQQRLRALRA from the exons ATGTCTAACCGTCAGATGGCTCGCGATATGCAGGTAGAGTTCCAGGCTCGATTCCAAGCCAAACAGGCTCGTCGCGAGGCCCAAAAGGCCGCCAAACAGGACCCCatcctcaagaagcagaTACAAGATCTACTCAAGAAGGGGGAGACCCAGAAGGCGTACCAGAAGGCCAAGATGCTTCTCTCCAAACAGGCACTTGCTCAGCAGATGGACCAGATGGCCGACATGGCTGAGCTGTCTGCTGCACAGATCCAGGCCAACAACTCGATGAATCGAATGACCCAGATGATGGCCCAATCATCGCGAACCATGAATGTTGCTCAGAAGAACACCAATCCTGAAAAG ACTCTCGTTACCCTCGAGCAATTCAAGCAGCAAAACGAAGAATACGCCATGTCCAACGGCATCTACCAAGACGCCATTACCCAGTCTACCTCGACCCAGGTTGGCGAGGACGCTGTCCACGAGCTACTCGGAAAGCTAGCTGATGACGCTGGCCTTGAGCTCAGCAAGGAGCTCAGCCAAGCGACACCTTCAAACGCTGAGCCTGCGCAGACcaatgagcccagcgctgaagaggaagataagCTCCAGCAGAGACTGCGAGCTCTGCGAGCATAG
- a CDS encoding hypothetical protein (TransMembrane:2 (i45-62o74-95i)~BUSCO:52532at5125), with protein sequence MAETATKQATPSFVGTSKVVQTDYPLIDNDPHFKRVVGYARTSDYLAGTAAAAFAPAALYALEKFAPSHVGKGGFAKAMRLAGGVGVLGGFLYFYQRSALRFYGATENSREIEMDMREMVDKVKKGEPLYGVSRLSPHLQGVAARQSRYSALFLSTIPWFNFVNHNQHGVDTAKYYQQAERELEAERS encoded by the exons ATGGCTGAGACCGCGACTAAACAGGCGACCCCGTCCTTTGTCGGGACCAGCAAGGTCGTCCAGACCGATTACCCT CTCATTGACAACGACCC TCATTTCAAGCGAGTCGTTGGATATGCTCGAACCTCGGATTACCTCGCCGGCACCGCCGCTGCCGCATTCGCTCCTGCAGCCCTCTACGCTCTTGAGAAGTTCGCCCCGTCACACGTAGGAAAAGGTGGTTTTGCTAAGGCCATGCGATTGGCCGGAGGCGTCGGTGTCTTGGGTGGTTTTCTCTACTTCTACCAAAGATCGGCCC TCCGATTCTACGGTGCCACTGAAAACTCCCGCGAAATTGAGATGGACATGCGCGAGATGGTTGACAAGGTTAAGAAGGGAGAGCCTCTATATGGTGTTAGTCGGCTAAGCCCTCATCTTCAGGGTGTCGCTGCCCGGCAGAGCAGGTACTCTGCTCTTTTCCTCAGCACGATCCCCTGGTTCAACTTTGTCAACCACAACCAGCACGGTGTTGACACAGCCAAGTACTACCAACAGGCTGAGCGAGAATTAGAGGCGGAGCGCTCGTGA
- a CDS encoding hypothetical protein (TransMembrane:10 (i95-114o147-166i178-198o241-260i325-346o366-390i402-423o429-446i453-471o477-497i)), with amino-acid sequence MGWMENANHKIAASAVGRWFQLDGSGHPRERKGSLFFTEIRAGLATFFAMAYIIAVNSSIVSESGGTCVCPAYKDGACVPDDAYQLCVAEVKRDAVTATAAISALATFFMGLFANLPVGLAPGMGLNAYFTYTVVGPSGSGPVPYELALTAIFIEGFIFFGLALFGMRQWLARAIPRCIKLATSVGIGLFLTLIGLTYSEGIGLIVGSTSTPLELAGCEASYRDPATGLCPSSQKMRNPSMWIGIFCGGILTVLLMMYRVKGAVIAGILLVSIISWPRGTDVTYFPYDTLGDDRFDFFKKVVDFHQIKRTLNVLQFDISGHSGQFGLALITFLYVDILDCTGTLYGMARFADLVDPVTQDFEGSSIAYMVDALSISIGAVLGVPPVTAFVESGAGISEGGKTGITAMVAGICFFISIFFAPIFASIPPWATGCVLILVGSMMVGAVTEINWKYMGDAVPAFLTIAIMPFAYSIADGLIAGICTYMVINTVVLLVKVISGGRIVPPNYEERDGWTWRIPGGFLPPWMNRLAHGKKDFWREDNPPHNTNNETIVNDTAAPKENGSDHGGSEGGKLAETTLPREKET; translated from the exons ATGGGTTGGATGGAGAATGCCAACCACAAGATCGCAGCCAGCGCTGTTGGTCGTTGGTTCCAACTTGATGGTTCTGGTCAT CCTCGTGAGCGCAAAGGCTCTCTATTCTTCACTGAGATCCGGGCTGGCCTCGCCACCTTTTTTGCCATGGCGTACATCATTGCTGTAAACTCCTCGATCGTTTCCGAGTCTGGCGGTACCTGCGTTTGCCCTGCTTACAAGGACGGCGCTTGTGTTCCGGACGATGCTTATCAACTTTGTGTTGCTGAGGTCAAGCGCGACGCTGTTACCGCAACTGCTGCCATCTCTGCTTTGGCTACATTCTTCATGGGTCTCTTTGCCAATCTCCCTGTCGGTCTCGCTCCTGGCATGGGCTTGAATGCGTATTTTACATATACTGTCGTCGGTCCTAGTGGCTCTGGTCCTGTGCCCTATGAGCTTGCTCTTACAGCCATTTTCATTGAAggcttcatcttcttcggcCTTGCTCTTTTCGGTATGCGCCAATGGCTGGCTCGTGCCATTCCTCGTTGTATCAAGCTCGCCACTAGTGTTGGTATTGGCCTCTTCTTGACCCTCATCGGTCTTACCTATAGTGAGGGTATTGGCCTCATCGTTGGCAGCACTTCTACTCCTCTGGAACTGGCAGGTTGCGAAGCCAGCTACCGAGACCCCGCGACAGGTCTGTGCCCTTCTTCCCAGAAGATGAGAAATCCTTCTATGTGGATTGGTATTTTCTGCGGTGGTATCCTCACTGTGTTACTCATGATGTACCGGGTCAAAGGTGCTGTTATCGCCGGAATCTTGCTTGTCAGTATTATCTCCTGGCCACGAGGCACCGACGTCACATACTTCCCCTACGACACTCTTGGTGACGACCGATTCGACTTTTTCAAGAAGGTCGTCGACTTCCACCAGATTAAGCGTACACTCAACGTTCTCCAATTCGACATTTCTGGCCACAGTGGTCAATTTGGTTTGGCGCTTATCACTTTCTTGTATGTCGACATCCTGGACTGCACAGGTACTCTGTACGGTATGGCACGTTTTGCCGACCTTGTCGATCCGGTCACCCAGGACTTTGAGGGTTCCTCGATTGCGTATATGGTGGACGCTCTCAGTATTTCCATCGGCGCTGTTCTTGGCGTGCCTCCCGTAACTGCTTTTGTCGAGTCTGGTGCTGGTATTTCCGAAGGTGGTAAGACTGGCATTACCGCCATGGTTGCTGGAAtttgcttcttcatctccattTTCTTTGCCCCTATCTTTGCATCCATCCCACCATGGGCCACTGGATGCGTTCTGATTCTTGTTGGTTCTATGATGGTTGGTGCTGTGACGGAGATCAACTGGAAGTATATGGGAGATGCTGTACCAGCTTTCCTCACTATTGCCATCATGCCGTTTGCATACTCCATTGCCGATGGTCTTATTGCCGGTATTTGTACCTACATGGTTATCAACACCGTTGTCTTGCTTGTCAAGGTTATCTCCGGAGGTCGTATCGTGCCCCCCAACTACGAAGAGAGAGACGGCTGGACCTGGCGCATCCCCGGTGGTTTCTTGCCCCCTTGGATGAACCGACTAGCTCATGGCAAGAAGGACTTTTGGCGTGAGGACAACCCACCTCATAACACCAACAACGAGACAATCGTCAACGATACAGCCGCTCCCAAAGAGAACGGTTCTGATCATGGCGGGTCCGAAGGTGGTAAGCTAGCGGAAACTACTCTTCCCCGAGAGAAAGAGACTTAG